The Aedes aegypti strain LVP_AGWG chromosome 3, AaegL5.0 Primary Assembly, whole genome shotgun sequence genome contains a region encoding:
- the LOC5577339 gene encoding uncharacterized protein LOC5577339 isoform X2, with translation MPKQKGTNSKQYCAEQEHDQYDQLYRKSDVFYEYLNDAPCKIPKIEEHLADPVELLETIDEIDLPAHRLTGKVRLQYLSYLEKLLDGNYDAWAGTVEPYENVTFTPDEVKRCAASIEMKAVQSCMIMSLYRNYVLQLISQIRKETNECILHPSLINMKFTPKIIKKECCHVSVQTDPIEQINDTQEKAPINLFECNDLPLLDVPAMSLDEKIRNFERKMHLSSPKLKTRRDKREKRPRKERSRSRAGDRLSLPITSHEPEPAPQIHQPKPASETFKSPLVEVPKPENLGSQDDEILRELEAMFDTGDDGNIFDSCENQVQIKAIMNEIEKFEPQTCEQSHTLNVLETSTGQLHRDIPEVPSPKFDYDNSQNCLLVPKEYSKLEPGEEKVTDLRKSLWPCELHMQKTKLREILSNIADNNYLRYERIRARFVILFGEYEDEEDELGPYSPSIELNEILVSSCRQRIAKWVVQALMKPLNDGLIANRFLFKKLAKHVADNIIYLNQYPDQRFIKYYVTDYFCTHPMIASIEDMN, from the exons ATGCCGAAGCAAAA GGGAACCAACAGTAAACAGTACTGTGCCGAGCAGGAACACGACCAGTACGACCAACTGTACCGGAAATCGGACGTATTCTACGAGTACCTGAATGATGCGCCGTGTAAGATTCCGAAAATCGAAGAACATCTGGCTGATCCGGTGGAACTGCTGGAAACCATCGACGAGATCGATCTGCCGGCTCATCGTCTAACGGGTAAGGTTCGTCTACAGTATCTAAGCTATCTGGAGAAACTGCTGGATGGGAACTACGATGCGTGGGCCGGAACGGTGGAACCGTACGAAAACGTAACGTTCACACCGGACGAGGTGAAGCGTTGTGCGGCCAGTATCGAAATGAAAGCG GTACAGTCTTGTATGATTATGTCCCTGTATCGCAACTATGTCCTACAATTG atctcACAAATCCGTAAGGAAACCAATGAGTGCATTTTGCACCCAAGCTTGATTAACATGAAATTCACACCAAAGATTATCAAAAAGGAATGCTGCCACGTGTCTGTTCAAACTGATCCCATAGAGCAAATTAATGACACACAGGAAAAGGCCCCCATAAACCTCTTCGAATGCAATGATCTCCCACTACTCGATGTCCCTGCGATGTCGCTTGATGAAAAAATTCGCAACTTCGAACGTAAGATGCACCTTTCTAGCCCGAAGTTGAAAACGCGACGAGATAAGCGCGAAAAGCGACCTCGAAAGGAAAGATCGCGCTCACGAGCAGGAGATCGTCTTTCGCTTCCCATAACAAGTCATGAACCGGAACCAGCCCCGCAAATTCATCAGCCAAAACCGGCTTCGGAGACATTCAAGTCCCCTTTGGTTGAAGTTCCAAAGCCGGAAAATCTCGGCAGTCAAGATGACGAAATTCTGCGGGAACTTGAAGCCATGTTCGACACGGGAGATGACGGGAATATCTTCGACTCCTGCGAGAATCAAGTGCAAATCAAAGCCATCATGAACGAGATTGAAAAATTCGAACCACAAACCTGCGAGCAATCCCATACGTTGAATGTGCTGGAAACTTCTACGGGTCAATTGCATAGAGACATTCCAGAGGTACCATCTCCGAAGTTCGACTACGACAACAGTCAAAATTGCTTGCTGGTTCCTAAAGAGTATTCCAAGCTGGAGCCTGGCGAAGAAAAGGTAACCGATTTGAGGAAGAGCTTGTGGCCATGCGAGCTGCACATGCAGAAAACGAAACTTCGGGAGATATTGAGCAACATAGCTGATAACAACTACCTCCGTTATGAGCGCATTCGGGCCCGTTTTGTCATTCTATTTGGAGAGTACGAGGACGAGGAAGACGAACTGGGCCCATATAGTCCGTCGATTGAACTGAACGAAATATTGGTGTCCAGTTGTCGCCAACGGATTGCAAAATGGGTCGTGCAAGCGCTAATGAAGCCCCTGAATGATGGCTTGATTGCCAATAGGTTCCTGTTCAAAAAGCTGGCCAAACATGTGGCTGACAACATTATCTATCTCAATCAGTATCCTG acCAGCGATTTATCAAATACTACGTAACGGATTACTTCTGTACACACCCTATGATTGCCTCTATAGAAGACATGAATTAG
- the LOC5577339 gene encoding uncharacterized protein LOC5577339 isoform X1 → MPKQKWGTNSKQYCAEQEHDQYDQLYRKSDVFYEYLNDAPCKIPKIEEHLADPVELLETIDEIDLPAHRLTGKVRLQYLSYLEKLLDGNYDAWAGTVEPYENVTFTPDEVKRCAASIEMKAVQSCMIMSLYRNYVLQLISQIRKETNECILHPSLINMKFTPKIIKKECCHVSVQTDPIEQINDTQEKAPINLFECNDLPLLDVPAMSLDEKIRNFERKMHLSSPKLKTRRDKREKRPRKERSRSRAGDRLSLPITSHEPEPAPQIHQPKPASETFKSPLVEVPKPENLGSQDDEILRELEAMFDTGDDGNIFDSCENQVQIKAIMNEIEKFEPQTCEQSHTLNVLETSTGQLHRDIPEVPSPKFDYDNSQNCLLVPKEYSKLEPGEEKVTDLRKSLWPCELHMQKTKLREILSNIADNNYLRYERIRARFVILFGEYEDEEDELGPYSPSIELNEILVSSCRQRIAKWVVQALMKPLNDGLIANRFLFKKLAKHVADNIIYLNQYPDQRFIKYYVTDYFCTHPMIASIEDMN, encoded by the exons ATGCCGAAGCAAAAGTG GGGAACCAACAGTAAACAGTACTGTGCCGAGCAGGAACACGACCAGTACGACCAACTGTACCGGAAATCGGACGTATTCTACGAGTACCTGAATGATGCGCCGTGTAAGATTCCGAAAATCGAAGAACATCTGGCTGATCCGGTGGAACTGCTGGAAACCATCGACGAGATCGATCTGCCGGCTCATCGTCTAACGGGTAAGGTTCGTCTACAGTATCTAAGCTATCTGGAGAAACTGCTGGATGGGAACTACGATGCGTGGGCCGGAACGGTGGAACCGTACGAAAACGTAACGTTCACACCGGACGAGGTGAAGCGTTGTGCGGCCAGTATCGAAATGAAAGCG GTACAGTCTTGTATGATTATGTCCCTGTATCGCAACTATGTCCTACAATTG atctcACAAATCCGTAAGGAAACCAATGAGTGCATTTTGCACCCAAGCTTGATTAACATGAAATTCACACCAAAGATTATCAAAAAGGAATGCTGCCACGTGTCTGTTCAAACTGATCCCATAGAGCAAATTAATGACACACAGGAAAAGGCCCCCATAAACCTCTTCGAATGCAATGATCTCCCACTACTCGATGTCCCTGCGATGTCGCTTGATGAAAAAATTCGCAACTTCGAACGTAAGATGCACCTTTCTAGCCCGAAGTTGAAAACGCGACGAGATAAGCGCGAAAAGCGACCTCGAAAGGAAAGATCGCGCTCACGAGCAGGAGATCGTCTTTCGCTTCCCATAACAAGTCATGAACCGGAACCAGCCCCGCAAATTCATCAGCCAAAACCGGCTTCGGAGACATTCAAGTCCCCTTTGGTTGAAGTTCCAAAGCCGGAAAATCTCGGCAGTCAAGATGACGAAATTCTGCGGGAACTTGAAGCCATGTTCGACACGGGAGATGACGGGAATATCTTCGACTCCTGCGAGAATCAAGTGCAAATCAAAGCCATCATGAACGAGATTGAAAAATTCGAACCACAAACCTGCGAGCAATCCCATACGTTGAATGTGCTGGAAACTTCTACGGGTCAATTGCATAGAGACATTCCAGAGGTACCATCTCCGAAGTTCGACTACGACAACAGTCAAAATTGCTTGCTGGTTCCTAAAGAGTATTCCAAGCTGGAGCCTGGCGAAGAAAAGGTAACCGATTTGAGGAAGAGCTTGTGGCCATGCGAGCTGCACATGCAGAAAACGAAACTTCGGGAGATATTGAGCAACATAGCTGATAACAACTACCTCCGTTATGAGCGCATTCGGGCCCGTTTTGTCATTCTATTTGGAGAGTACGAGGACGAGGAAGACGAACTGGGCCCATATAGTCCGTCGATTGAACTGAACGAAATATTGGTGTCCAGTTGTCGCCAACGGATTGCAAAATGGGTCGTGCAAGCGCTAATGAAGCCCCTGAATGATGGCTTGATTGCCAATAGGTTCCTGTTCAAAAAGCTGGCCAAACATGTGGCTGACAACATTATCTATCTCAATCAGTATCCTG acCAGCGATTTATCAAATACTACGTAACGGATTACTTCTGTACACACCCTATGATTGCCTCTATAGAAGACATGAATTAG
- the LOC5577340 gene encoding embryonic stem cell-specific 5-hydroxymethylcytosine-binding protein has product MCGRTCLTLEPREVQCCCKYQNATQTKPKTPEYRNEFNCGRKYQPSHNIAPTDITPVLVSAAHFDEAKDSSERIIVPMMWSMVPRWHKGDYRKHGLTTNNCRLESLAMSKLYGPPLAAGHRCVILCEGFYEWQTTAKELKASERPAFYIHMPQNDGVKVEDKSTWELEKAPAINLLKMAGLFDVWEDENGDKLYSYTVITFESNKKFSTIHHRIPAILETDEEVNAWLDFRKVGATRALNMLKPSESIQWYGVSNLVNNSRNKSDQCNKPIEDVKKPIAKATGTPKSKMMQSWLIVKKRNHEEDPTKKENDPTLREPDLKKPKEENSQKD; this is encoded by the exons ATGTGCGGAAGAACGTGCCT GACGCTTGAACCACGAGAGGTCCAATGTTGCTGCAAATACCAAAACGCGACTCAAACCAAGCCCAAAACTCCGGAGTATCGTAATGAGTTCAACTGCGGTCGAAAGTACCAACCCTCGCATAACATTGCCCCAACGGACATCACTCCAGTGCTGGTATCCGCGGCCCATTTCGACGAAGCCAAGGACAGTTCTGAGCGAATCATTGTACCGATGATGTGGAGCATGGTTCCTCGTTGGCACAAGGGTGACTATCGTAAGCATGGCCTCACAACGAATAACTGTCGATTGGAAAGTTTGGCCATGTCCAAACTATATGGGCCACCACTCGCAGCCGGACATCGATGCGTGATATTGTGCGAGGGATTCTACGAATGGCAAACGACCGCCAAGGAATTGAAGGCATCCGAACGACCTGCTTTCTACATTCATATGCCACAGAACGATGGGGTTAAAGTTGAAGACAAGTCCACATGGGAGCTGGAGAAAGCACCCGCGATCAATCTTCTTAAAATGGCAGGACTCTTCGATGTTTGGGAGGACGAGAATGGGGACAAGCTGTACAGCTACACGGTTATCACATTCGAATCGAACAAAAAGTTCTCTACAATCCACCATCGTATCCCTGCGATACTTGAAACCGACGAAGAAGTGAACGCTTGGCTTGACTTCCGTAAAGTTGGCGCTACACGAGCGTTGAATATGCTGAAACCGAGCGAGTCAATTCAATGGTACGGTGTCTCCAACTTGGTCAACAATTCCAGGAACAAATCGGACCAGTGCAATAAACCGATTGAGGATGTGAAGAAACCTATCGCAAAAGCAACCGGTACCCCTAAAAGCAAGATGATGCAATCCTGGTTGATTGTTAAGAAGAGGAATCACGAAGAGGACCCCACCAAAAAAGAAAATGATCCTACACTGCGCGAACCTGATCTGAAGAAGCCAAAGGAAGAGAACTCCCAAAAGGATTGA
- the LOC5577341 gene encoding translation machinery-associated protein 16 homolog, which yields MPKNIQKELAKCKHPQSRKTLALARKMKKMNNREKKKMGHAVKANIVGKKLGWFAEQLEDRTEPLNAGEFEELIDRYLTRFDEELKQIKLVQSINKQRNNQHAAREASIKMTLEKELENFNGGGLELPDLCDALEFKKFQQWDGNAQSIQHLKMHFISRKRLQTSKNTDSSTNENMATD from the exons ATG CCGAAGAACATTCAAAAGGAACTGGCCAAATGCAAACATCCGCAAAGCCGAAAAACCTTAGCGTTGGCTAGGAAAATGAAAAA GATGAATAATCGAGAGAAAAAGAAAATGGGCCACGCCGTTAAGGCCAACATAGTTGGTAAGAAGTTGGGCTGGTTTGCGGAACAGCTGGAGGACCGTACGGAACCATTGAACGCTGGTGAATTCGAAGAATTGATCGACAG ATATCTCACACGATTCGATGAAGAGCTGAAGCAAATTAAGCTGGTCCAGTCAATCAATAAGCAACGGAACAATCAGCACGCCGCCCGCGAGGCCTCCATCAAGATGACCCTCGAAAAGGAGCTGGAAAACTTCAACGGCGGGGGTCTGGAGCTGCCGGATCTTTGCGATGCCTTAGAGTTCAAAAAGTTTCAACAGTGGGATGGAAACGCTCAATCGATtcaacatttgaaaatgcacTTTATTTCTCGAAAGCGGCTTCAAACGAGcaaaaatactgattcgagTACAAATGAAAATATGGCAACAGATTAA